The DNA sequence ATGTGGAAAGAATATAAAAAACAAATAAGTTTTCAACAAGTACAAAAGGAATTTTTAAAAAATGATGATGAAAGAATAGAGTATATAAAAACAGAGTTGGAAAAAGCATATAATGAAAAAAATGGACACAGCGTAGATATTTTAATTTCAGCAATTTACATGTTCAAATTATACAGTGAAAAATTTGTTGATATTTTATGCAAATTAACAAAAGAAGAATGGCATGGAAAACACGAAGATATAGTGTTTTATCTTCAGAAAATGGAATTACCTTCTACAATAGACTGTATATACGAACTAGCAACTTCGAATTTTGAAAAATACCGTTGGGATGATAATTTTGCACTGGTCAGAAAATGTTGTTTTGCTTTGGGAGACATAAACACTCCTAAGGCAAAAGAAAAATTGGAATTATTATTACAAAGTGAAGAAGAGACTATAAGAGAACATGCAATGGAACAGTTGAACAGATGTGACTTTACAAATAAGGATGTCGAATGAAAGGATTAATTATGAAAAAAGAAGAGGAAAGAAATATTTATGCAGTATTTGATGAAAAGACGATAAGAGTTTATCAGGCGTATAATAATGAAATAGCAGATGAGGCTTTAAAATTAGGAAAGTTTGGAAGTAAATTCAGCCTTACAAGAATGACCTGGATAAAACCATCATTTTTATGGATGATGTACAGAAGTGGTTGGGCTAGTAAGCAAGGACAGGAAAGAATACTGGCAATTGACCTGAAAAGGGAAGGATTTGATGAAATAGTGAAAAATGCTGTACTTTCATCTTTTAGAGAAGTTTCTGATTTATCTAAGGAAG is a window from the Leptotrichia sp. oral taxon 215 str. W9775 genome containing:
- a CDS encoding DUF4291 domain-containing protein, whose amino-acid sequence is MKGLIMKKEEERNIYAVFDEKTIRVYQAYNNEIADEALKLGKFGSKFSLTRMTWIKPSFLWMMYRSGWASKQGQERILAIDLKREGFDEIVKNAVLSSFREVSDLSKEEWKEKMENSEVRCQWDPDRDIYGNPIGRRAIQL